From a region of the Neobacillus niacini genome:
- a CDS encoding KinB-signaling pathway activation protein, with amino-acid sequence MTSRIWVRLFMTTLLIGGITSAIVGFIINWNEYVHYFIEFRIINILSALFWFILWGFLYSVVSQMGFFAYLTVHRFGLGIFKSVSLWNGVQAVLTLFVLFDLVYLRYETFAKSGDSLYPYIGLAVLLLIPALVIAWYKAKQTNREAFIPALFFMIVVTVIEWFPVLRVNESSWIYLMLFSLLACNAYQILILHKLNMQSQQQRQSRKSSTNKITKSSKKISKKTVH; translated from the coding sequence GTGACGAGTCGTATTTGGGTTAGGCTGTTTATGACTACGCTATTAATAGGCGGAATTACATCAGCAATTGTTGGATTTATAATCAATTGGAATGAGTATGTACATTATTTTATCGAATTTCGTATCATTAATATATTATCCGCCCTTTTTTGGTTTATATTATGGGGTTTTCTTTATAGTGTTGTTAGTCAAATGGGCTTCTTTGCCTATCTAACTGTTCACCGCTTTGGCTTAGGCATCTTTAAATCCGTATCACTTTGGAATGGAGTTCAAGCAGTATTAACATTATTTGTGTTATTTGACCTTGTGTATTTACGCTATGAGACCTTTGCAAAATCAGGGGACAGCCTATACCCTTATATCGGGTTGGCAGTATTGTTGTTAATCCCTGCATTGGTGATTGCATGGTATAAAGCAAAACAAACAAATCGTGAAGCGTTTATTCCAGCACTCTTCTTTATGATTGTGGTAACGGTTATAGAATGGTTCCCTGTGTTACGTGTAAATGAGTCAAGCTGGATTTATCTCATGTTGTTTTCCTTACTAGCTTGTAATGCTTATCAAATATTAATTCTTCATAAACTAAATATGCAATCACAACAACAAAGACAAAGCAGGAAATCTTCTACAAATAAGATAACAAAGTCCTCTAAAAAAATAAGCAAAAAGACCGTCCATTAA
- the gerD gene encoding spore germination lipoprotein GerD → MKVKKLILPLLITMLLSSCASPEASGGEQIDYEATKKMVVDILKTDDGKKALQEVMADDKMKETLVMDQKVVSDTIQQTLTSEAATEIWKKTFSDAKFAEGVAKNMRAENEQLLKDLMKDPEYRAMMIEVFKEPEIQKEMADALKSKEYREHLQTVISETLESPLYKIKIQELLLKAAEEKQQAEEKK, encoded by the coding sequence ATGAAAGTAAAAAAGCTGATACTCCCCTTGCTAATCACTATGCTTCTGTCTAGTTGTGCCTCCCCTGAAGCTAGCGGTGGAGAACAAATAGATTATGAAGCAACAAAAAAAATGGTTGTTGATATACTTAAAACAGATGATGGCAAGAAAGCACTACAAGAGGTTATGGCAGATGATAAGATGAAAGAAACGCTGGTAATGGACCAAAAAGTGGTGTCTGATACCATTCAACAAACCCTGACCTCTGAAGCTGCGACAGAAATTTGGAAAAAAACCTTTAGTGATGCCAAATTCGCCGAGGGCGTTGCAAAAAACATGAGGGCCGAGAATGAACAGCTTTTGAAGGATTTAATGAAGGACCCTGAGTATAGAGCCATGATGATTGAGGTTTTCAAAGAACCTGAAATTCAAAAGGAAATGGCCGATGCGTTAAAAAGTAAAGAATATCGAGAACATCTTCAAACTGTCATTTCTGAAACACTAGAAAGCCCTCTTTATAAAATAAAAATACAGGAGTTACTCTTAAAGGCGGCGGAAGAAAAACAGCAAGCTGAAGAGAAAAAGTAG
- a CDS encoding Mrp/NBP35 family ATP-binding protein produces the protein MLTEVKVREVLGSLKEPFLHKTLAELNAIEEIKIKEEKSHVSVKLQIAKTGTAEQLQLQTQVVNLLKEAGAQTVGIRFSELPEAVLAEHRSAASESEDKGLLSSNKTTFIAIASGKGGVGKSTVSVNLAVALARLGKKVGLIDADIYGFSVPDMMGITKRPVVRGEKILPVERFGVKVISMGFFVEDNSPIIWRGPMLGKMLNSFFNEVEWGEIEYLLLDLPPGTGDVALDVHTMLPACKEVIVTTPHPTAAFVAARAGAMALRTDHEILGVIENMAYFESKLTGEKEYVFGKGGGDKLAEDLNTEVLGRLPLNQPDWNDDDFAPSIYQEDHKLGKIYLEIAEKMTSRLKK, from the coding sequence ATGTTAACCGAAGTAAAAGTACGTGAAGTACTAGGCAGCTTAAAAGAACCATTTTTACATAAAACTTTAGCTGAATTAAACGCTATTGAAGAAATTAAAATTAAAGAAGAGAAAAGCCATGTGAGCGTGAAATTGCAGATTGCTAAAACCGGCACCGCTGAACAATTACAGCTTCAAACACAAGTGGTCAATTTACTAAAAGAAGCTGGTGCCCAAACGGTGGGGATCCGTTTTAGTGAACTGCCAGAAGCTGTATTAGCGGAACATCGTTCAGCTGCGAGTGAATCTGAGGACAAGGGATTACTATCTTCTAATAAAACAACATTTATTGCAATTGCAAGTGGTAAGGGTGGAGTAGGTAAATCGACCGTATCTGTTAACCTTGCGGTGGCTCTCGCACGACTAGGCAAAAAAGTTGGCTTAATTGATGCAGATATTTACGGCTTTAGTGTTCCGGATATGATGGGAATTACGAAGAGACCAGTCGTAAGAGGCGAAAAAATACTGCCAGTTGAGCGCTTTGGAGTAAAAGTCATTTCCATGGGCTTCTTTGTAGAAGATAATTCCCCGATTATTTGGCGCGGTCCGATGTTAGGAAAAATGCTAAATAGCTTCTTTAATGAGGTCGAATGGGGAGAGATCGAGTATTTGCTATTAGATTTACCTCCTGGAACGGGAGATGTTGCATTAGATGTTCATACGATGCTTCCGGCTTGTAAGGAAGTAATCGTAACAACACCACATCCAACTGCAGCGTTTGTAGCAGCACGTGCAGGTGCAATGGCATTACGCACCGATCATGAAATTTTAGGTGTTATTGAAAATATGGCGTACTTTGAAAGTAAGCTAACAGGTGAAAAAGAATATGTATTCGGTAAAGGCGGCGGAGATAAACTAGCTGAGGACTTGAACACAGAAGTCCTTGGCCGCCTGCCTCTAAATCAGCCTGATTGGAATGATGATGATTTTGCACCGTCAATCTATCAAGAAGATCATAAATTAGGAAAAATTTATTTAGAAATTGCTGAAAAAATGACAAGTCGTTTGAAAAAGTAA
- the cwlD gene encoding N-acetylmuramoyl-L-alanine amidase CwlD, with translation MSKKKLKVIGFSVGLLLLFLILQYDFVKENTWGDSWSLPLSGKIILLDPGHGGPDGGAGNSKALEKDIALDISLKVRDYLQEQGALVVMTRETDKDLADEDTKGYSRRKVEDLKKRLKMINNSDNDFFVSIHLNAIPSSRWSGAQTFYAPHFKENVKAAKFIQDELIVNLENTTRKAKPINSVYILKHAKKPGVLVEVGFLSNPNEREQLKKEAYQEKIAASIYQGVLRYFTNEKELKIEDE, from the coding sequence GTGTCAAAGAAAAAATTAAAGGTCATTGGTTTTTCTGTTGGCTTACTTCTTTTATTTCTGATTTTACAATATGATTTTGTAAAGGAAAATACATGGGGCGATTCTTGGAGTCTTCCACTTTCCGGCAAAATCATATTACTTGACCCAGGACATGGCGGTCCAGATGGTGGAGCAGGGAATTCCAAAGCATTAGAAAAAGACATTGCCTTGGATATTTCATTAAAAGTCAGAGACTATTTGCAGGAACAGGGTGCCTTAGTGGTCATGACCCGTGAAACAGATAAAGATTTAGCTGATGAGGACACAAAAGGATACAGTAGAAGAAAAGTGGAAGATCTAAAAAAGCGTTTAAAAATGATAAACAACTCCGATAATGATTTCTTTGTCAGTATTCATTTAAACGCGATTCCATCATCAAGATGGAGTGGAGCCCAAACCTTTTATGCGCCACATTTTAAAGAAAATGTCAAAGCCGCAAAATTTATTCAAGATGAGCTGATCGTGAATTTAGAAAATACGACAAGAAAAGCAAAGCCAATTAATTCTGTTTATATTTTAAAGCATGCTAAAAAGCCTGGGGTGTTGGTAGAAGTAGGATTCCTTTCAAATCCAAATGAAAGAGAGCAATTAAAAAAGGAAGCTTATCAGGAGAAGATAGCAGCATCCATCTATCAAGGTGTGCTTCGTTATTTTACCAATGAAAAGGAATTAAAGATAGAAGATGAGTAA
- a CDS encoding YbaK family protein, which yields MTVITTFKEKRRDKQIKYERSVLKDLSVKTLKERVQQYFGSSRVASSFIMNTGIEEACYDVALEAYLLGAKFSKFGYYGENIDDVRKRCSREEKHLIDTLYNFLLYWGNGEEGTMSETLYYSCEGYIDAWWKEGYEKAQRRRKLRLH from the coding sequence GTGACAGTAATTACTACCTTTAAAGAAAAGCGTCGCGATAAACAAATAAAATACGAGCGGTCCGTTCTAAAGGACTTGTCAGTTAAAACGTTAAAAGAACGGGTGCAGCAGTATTTTGGCTCATCCAGAGTTGCATCAAGTTTTATCATGAATACAGGTATTGAAGAGGCCTGTTATGATGTAGCATTAGAAGCCTACTTATTAGGGGCTAAATTTAGCAAATTTGGTTATTATGGTGAAAATATAGATGATGTACGAAAACGTTGTTCTAGAGAAGAGAAGCATTTAATTGATACACTCTACAATTTTCTTCTTTATTGGGGTAATGGGGAAGAAGGAACCATGAGCGAAACGCTTTATTATTCCTGCGAGGGTTATATCGATGCTTGGTGGAAAGAAGGATATGAAAAAGCTCAAAGACGCCGCAAGCTGAGATTACATTAA
- a CDS encoding HAMP domain-containing sensor histidine kinase, which produces MFTKNKKRTTLLKYWTTRYLATLIIGLILLGAGSLWWIQKTTLENRLNLMEYLAVETANRVTQTNGMMEVDPFFNRMLEERARVLQLEKEPELFITDLSGEAIFSRPRHMNPGRMGPRNQNNIDIPSEVFENKETIQRLEVADIGVMYSVKSPILENDKQIGWVVLMQSADELSEVNQEYRLLFILLGGLGLLGWLVIYLLSKKILRPIQDVAHAAAQIKEGNYDLNLNTDSNEQEIFELVSSFAQMTNRLMQLEKLRAELLAGVTHDLKTPVTSISGLVQAVRDGVVTGEERQEFLDITLKEVTRLQTMIADLLDFNSLAAGAFSIRMENYNMNELVQNIVREWGLTKPQHIDYQVVVPNETLYRNIDPLRLQQIMINLLNNSYQSLDGQDSILVMLSESGIDIKDTGSGIPEAEQAYVFERFFRGEMKKLKVRGLGLGLPFSKMLANALNGDLILTESSSRGSTFSIIWNKENPIR; this is translated from the coding sequence GTGTTTACGAAAAATAAAAAAAGGACGACGTTGCTTAAGTACTGGACAACAAGATACCTTGCTACACTTATAATTGGACTAATCTTATTAGGTGCAGGATCTTTATGGTGGATTCAAAAAACCACTTTAGAGAATCGTTTAAACTTAATGGAATATTTAGCCGTTGAAACAGCAAATCGAGTGACTCAAACAAATGGAATGATGGAAGTTGACCCGTTTTTTAATCGTATGCTCGAAGAAAGGGCTAGAGTCCTTCAATTAGAAAAAGAGCCAGAGCTATTTATCACAGACTTAAGTGGGGAAGCAATTTTTTCAAGACCGCGCCATATGAACCCTGGTAGAATGGGACCACGGAATCAAAACAACATTGATATTCCAAGTGAAGTTTTCGAGAACAAAGAAACCATACAAAGGCTGGAAGTAGCAGATATTGGTGTTATGTATTCTGTCAAATCTCCTATTTTGGAAAATGACAAACAAATTGGCTGGGTTGTACTAATGCAAAGTGCGGATGAATTGTCAGAAGTTAATCAAGAATACCGGCTATTATTTATTTTATTAGGCGGTTTAGGATTATTAGGGTGGCTTGTGATCTACCTGCTCTCAAAAAAGATACTTAGACCCATTCAAGACGTTGCCCATGCGGCAGCGCAAATTAAAGAGGGGAATTATGACCTCAACTTGAATACAGATTCAAACGAACAGGAAATATTTGAACTCGTCAGTTCCTTTGCTCAGATGACGAATCGCCTAATGCAGCTAGAAAAACTTCGAGCTGAATTATTAGCTGGTGTTACTCATGATCTCAAAACACCGGTAACATCTATAAGTGGGCTTGTTCAAGCGGTGCGTGATGGGGTTGTTACCGGGGAGGAACGGCAAGAATTTCTTGATATTACCCTAAAGGAAGTCACAAGGCTCCAAACGATGATTGCGGATTTATTAGATTTTAATTCATTAGCTGCAGGGGCTTTTTCAATCAGAATGGAAAATTACAATATGAATGAGCTTGTTCAGAACATTGTCCGTGAATGGGGTCTCACAAAGCCGCAACATATTGATTATCAAGTAGTTGTACCTAATGAAACCCTGTATCGGAACATCGATCCATTGCGGTTACAGCAAATTATGATCAACCTGTTAAACAACTCATATCAGTCACTTGATGGTCAGGATTCAATACTAGTAATGCTCTCAGAGAGTGGCATTGACATAAAAGATACGGGTTCAGGAATTCCTGAAGCAGAACAGGCATATGTATTTGAAAGGTTTTTCCGAGGAGAAATGAAGAAATTAAAGGTGAGAGGCCTGGGCTTAGGGTTGCCTTTCAGTAAAATGCTTGCAAACGCCCTTAATGGAGATTTAATTTTAACCGAAAGCAGCAGCAGAGGAAGTACGTTTTCGATAATCTGGAATAAGGAAAATCCAATACGATAA
- a CDS encoding response regulator transcription factor, with translation MKTILVVEDEKTISRVLAVYLQHAGYNVVQAYDGDEALRLFHENSPNLVLIDVMLPGRDGWSILEDIRKVSACPVIMLTALGDIDYRLKGLNQGADDYITKPFVGEEVIARVHAVLRRSGNVLDSDNSKQFGSLKINLDAHIVTINGEEVILTPKDLSLLIYLAERPNRTFTRDDLIESVWGMDYEGSDRAVDLAIKRIRQALSEWPDSQGEIRTHRGLGYQFCVYEK, from the coding sequence ATGAAAACCATTTTGGTTGTGGAAGATGAAAAGACAATCTCAAGAGTATTAGCTGTGTATTTACAGCATGCGGGCTATAATGTCGTACAAGCTTATGATGGAGATGAAGCATTGCGTTTATTTCATGAGAATTCCCCAAATCTTGTATTAATTGACGTTATGCTGCCTGGGAGAGACGGCTGGAGTATCCTAGAGGATATTAGAAAAGTAAGTGCTTGTCCGGTGATTATGCTGACAGCTCTAGGGGATATTGATTACCGATTAAAAGGGCTAAATCAGGGGGCAGACGATTATATAACGAAGCCCTTTGTCGGTGAAGAAGTTATTGCTCGTGTCCATGCTGTACTAAGGCGCTCAGGTAATGTCCTTGATAGCGATAATAGTAAGCAGTTTGGCAGCTTAAAAATAAATCTTGATGCTCATATCGTAACCATTAATGGTGAAGAGGTTATCTTAACCCCAAAAGATCTTAGTTTGCTTATCTATTTGGCGGAGAGGCCGAATAGAACATTTACAAGAGACGACCTAATCGAAAGTGTCTGGGGTATGGATTATGAAGGCAGTGATCGTGCGGTGGATTTAGCGATAAAACGGATACGGCAAGCATTGAGTGAGTGGCCGGACTCGCAAGGTGAAATCCGAACTCATCGCGGATTGGGGTATCAATTCTGTGTTTACGAAAAATAA
- a CDS encoding DUF1343 domain-containing protein — protein MKKWLTSILVLVLLLSTVSAALAKNDKEKKNKKFRLGIEVLLKDEIDLIKDKRVGLITNPTGVDQNVTSIVDLLFNNPDVNLTALYGPEHGVRGSAQAGAYVEQYTDEKTGLPVYSLYGKTKKPTPEMLSNVDVLLFDIQDVGARFYTYIYTMALAMEAAKENNIPIIVLDRPNPISGTKVEGPVLEDKYSSFIGEYPIPVRHGMTVGELAKLFNSEFGIGADLTVVEMEGWKRNMYFDETPSEWVLPSPNMPTLETAVVYPGAALIEGTNVSEGRGTTKPFELIGAPFINSDNLAAKLNSYKLPGVTFRAASFIPTFSKHANVLSHGIQIHVTDRNAYKPFETGLYIVKTIHDMYPNDFQFRAPSAAGISFFDNLVGNGSIRADIEAGKTVEEMKSAWQSGLDEFIEIREKYLLY, from the coding sequence TTGAAAAAGTGGTTAACAAGTATATTGGTTCTCGTTTTACTGCTGTCAACAGTTTCGGCGGCTTTGGCCAAGAATGATAAAGAGAAAAAGAATAAAAAGTTCCGTTTGGGCATCGAGGTTTTACTAAAGGATGAAATTGATTTAATCAAAGATAAACGCGTAGGTTTGATTACCAATCCAACCGGAGTGGATCAGAACGTTACAAGTATCGTGGATCTACTTTTCAATAATCCTGATGTAAACCTGACTGCTCTTTACGGTCCTGAGCATGGCGTACGAGGAAGTGCACAAGCAGGTGCGTATGTTGAACAATATACAGATGAAAAAACAGGACTTCCTGTTTACAGCTTATATGGCAAAACAAAAAAGCCGACGCCTGAAATGCTGAGTAATGTCGATGTATTGTTATTTGATATTCAAGATGTTGGAGCGAGGTTCTATACGTACATTTATACAATGGCTCTAGCTATGGAAGCAGCCAAAGAGAACAACATTCCGATTATTGTTCTTGATCGTCCGAATCCAATCAGCGGAACAAAAGTCGAAGGACCTGTCCTTGAGGATAAATACTCTTCGTTCATCGGTGAATATCCGATTCCTGTCCGTCACGGTATGACTGTTGGGGAATTAGCCAAGCTTTTTAATAGTGAATTTGGTATTGGTGCCGATTTAACGGTAGTGGAAATGGAAGGCTGGAAGAGGAACATGTATTTCGATGAAACGCCATCAGAATGGGTCCTTCCGTCACCAAACATGCCTACTTTAGAAACTGCAGTTGTCTATCCAGGGGCTGCCCTTATTGAAGGAACAAATGTTTCGGAGGGAAGAGGAACAACAAAGCCATTTGAATTGATTGGAGCTCCGTTTATCAATAGTGACAACTTGGCGGCGAAGCTAAACTCTTACAAATTACCTGGTGTCACCTTCCGTGCGGCATCGTTTATACCGACTTTCTCGAAACATGCAAATGTATTAAGCCATGGTATTCAAATTCATGTTACAGATCGGAATGCTTATAAGCCGTTTGAAACAGGATTGTACATCGTTAAAACGATCCATGATATGTATCCAAACGACTTCCAATTTAGAGCACCGAGTGCTGCAGGAATCTCCTTCTTTGATAACCTTGTCGGCAATGGCTCTATTCGCGCTGATATTGAAGCGGGCAAGACTGTTGAGGAAATGAAATCGGCATGGCAGTCTGGCTTAGACGAATTTATCGAGATTCGTGAAAAATATTTATTATATTAA
- a CDS encoding glycoside hydrolase family 3 protein translates to MRKLVKSLFTSFLGFALLFTGIPLSGAAAASEIKDLVIDLNVPQVTREVSENKLDLNALHVYENGRFMMASENVKWKSSNKNVASVSKDGEVTLSGHNGKTFISVSDGSYRDRISIQFKGNQDKVLVEKEKGTRYDLIGSAIKNMSMEEKVGQMLMPDFRTWKGQNVTVMNDEIAKLVKDYHLGGVILFRENTVTADQTTKLVSAYQDAAEKYGLLISIDQEGGIVTRLQTGTDMPGNMALGATRSEETAEKVGKAIGEELNALGINMNFGPVLDVNNNPDNPVIGVRSFSENPELVGKLGNAYIKGLHETGTAATAKHFPGHGDTAVDSHIGLSEVPHDIDRLKRVELYPFQQAMDAGIDAIMTAHVTFPKIDDTKAISKKDGTEIAVPATLSHKVLTGLMREDMGFKGVIVTDAMNMGAISEHFGPVDAAIRAVKAGADILLMPVGIEAVANGIYAAVNSGDISEDRLEQSVERVLTLKLNRSIVKAEVEKSLDEKVANAFQVVGSPEHKAIEKEAAEKSITLVKNDAVLPLNVSHEDKIVVVGGSGFSINLLADEVKKHHPGAVYVNASGPLNAGQLAQVQGAKYIIVGTYTSSVGGRAQDASQMVMTRQLIKTGVPVIAVGARNPYDVMSYKDVDAYLVQYGFRPASFEAAANTIFGKNNPTGKLPVTIYNHDGSVLYGFDHGLGY, encoded by the coding sequence ATGCGAAAATTAGTAAAGTCATTATTCACCTCATTTCTCGGATTTGCGCTGCTGTTTACAGGAATTCCATTGTCAGGGGCGGCAGCTGCTTCGGAAATTAAAGATTTAGTGATAGACCTCAATGTCCCGCAAGTTACACGGGAAGTAAGTGAAAACAAGCTTGATTTAAACGCACTCCATGTTTATGAAAATGGCCGTTTTATGATGGCTTCTGAAAATGTAAAATGGAAGTCTTCTAATAAGAATGTTGCATCTGTTTCGAAAGATGGAGAAGTAACGTTATCTGGTCACAATGGGAAAACATTTATATCTGTCAGCGATGGCAGCTATAGAGATAGGATTTCAATTCAATTCAAAGGAAACCAAGATAAGGTTCTTGTTGAAAAAGAAAAAGGCACACGCTATGACCTTATCGGCAGTGCGATCAAGAATATGAGCATGGAAGAAAAGGTCGGACAAATGCTAATGCCTGACTTTAGAACATGGAAGGGTCAGAATGTAACCGTAATGAATGATGAAATTGCTAAGCTTGTAAAAGATTATCATCTTGGCGGTGTTATTTTGTTCCGTGAAAATACGGTGACTGCTGATCAAACAACTAAGTTAGTCAGCGCCTATCAAGATGCTGCTGAAAAGTATGGACTGTTAATCTCGATTGACCAAGAAGGCGGAATCGTGACACGTCTGCAAACAGGTACCGATATGCCAGGAAATATGGCTCTTGGTGCAACACGCTCAGAAGAAACAGCTGAAAAGGTTGGTAAAGCAATTGGAGAAGAGCTAAATGCACTCGGGATTAATATGAATTTTGGCCCGGTGCTAGATGTAAACAACAATCCAGATAATCCTGTTATCGGGGTTCGCTCTTTTAGTGAGAATCCTGAGTTAGTTGGAAAATTAGGTAATGCCTATATTAAAGGGCTTCATGAAACGGGAACAGCTGCAACCGCAAAGCATTTTCCAGGTCATGGTGATACGGCAGTTGATTCACATATTGGACTTTCTGAAGTACCACATGATATCGATCGGTTGAAAAGGGTGGAATTATATCCATTCCAGCAGGCAATGGATGCGGGAATTGATGCGATTATGACTGCACACGTGACCTTCCCGAAAATCGATGATACAAAAGCCATTTCTAAAAAGGATGGAACAGAAATTGCTGTACCTGCAACGCTCTCTCATAAAGTATTAACAGGGCTAATGCGTGAAGATATGGGCTTTAAAGGAGTAATTGTTACCGATGCGATGAACATGGGTGCTATCTCAGAACATTTTGGTCCAGTTGACGCAGCAATCCGTGCGGTTAAGGCAGGAGCTGACATTCTCTTAATGCCAGTTGGGATTGAAGCTGTAGCCAATGGAATCTATGCCGCTGTTAACTCTGGTGATATTTCAGAAGATAGACTTGAGCAATCAGTTGAGCGGGTTTTAACTTTGAAACTAAATAGAAGCATTGTTAAGGCAGAGGTAGAAAAAAGTCTTGATGAAAAGGTAGCAAATGCATTTCAAGTCGTTGGATCACCTGAACATAAGGCAATTGAAAAAGAAGCAGCAGAAAAATCGATTACGCTTGTAAAAAATGATGCGGTTCTTCCTCTTAACGTTTCACATGAAGATAAAATTGTTGTAGTTGGTGGTTCTGGATTCTCCATTAATCTCCTTGCAGATGAGGTCAAAAAGCACCATCCTGGCGCTGTATATGTGAATGCTTCAGGCCCACTTAATGCTGGACAACTAGCACAGGTACAGGGTGCGAAATACATCATTGTCGGAACCTATACCTCTAGTGTTGGGGGCAGGGCTCAGGATGCCAGCCAAATGGTGATGACAAGACAACTTATAAAGACTGGTGTACCCGTCATTGCAGTTGGCGCTAGAAATCCTTATGACGTTATGTCATATAAGGATGTAGATGCGTATCTAGTTCAATATGGTTTCAGACCAGCGAGCTTTGAAGCCGCAGCAAACACCATTTTTGGCAAAAACAATCCAACTGGAAAGCTGCCAGTAACCATTTACAACCATGATGGCAGTGTACTATATGGTTTTGATCATGGGTTAGGATACTAG
- a CDS encoding serine hydrolase has translation MKRKTFMITAVCTMLLGTSPVFANNELPFGPTIEKEEKLTIPSKKPHPIFTWNSTIIPVTSVLHPSSARGAGMVEAPLKQIDQIMNQAISQKLMPGAVTFVARAGKIVKHDAYGYSAQYTDSKFTEMENPIPMENDTIFDLASISKIFTATAVMILFEKGLFNLDDPVAKHIPEFAANGKENVTIRQLLTHTSGFTAWIPLYSQGTSREDRLQLVLNQPLKNAPGTTYEYSDLNMITLGMLIEHWSGIRQDQFVYENITAPLGMKDTMYNPPASLKHRIAATEYQAIPNRGLVWGEVHDENAWSLDGVAGHAGVFSTANDLAKLAHIFINEGEYGGKRILKPETVQLLLQNQNAAFPGNDHGLGWELGQGWYMDALSEGTYSFGHTGYTGTSIVISPNNKTVAILLTNRVHPSRNMGSMNQTRRLFARNVADSIPVSIPGKSEAWFAGYGDKLNRVMETTLDLANETKLSFSTWHMIENVWDSGTVEIFRDGSWQQLALLTGTSDGWEKKELTIPSDATKLRFIYQTDGSTNSRGWYILNPKLDSGDVLSFSKNEWELRDY, from the coding sequence ATGAAAAGAAAAACGTTTATGATAACTGCCGTTTGTACGATGCTGCTAGGTACTTCACCCGTATTTGCAAACAATGAACTTCCTTTTGGACCCACAATTGAAAAGGAGGAGAAACTCACAATCCCATCTAAGAAACCACACCCTATATTTACATGGAATTCAACTATCATACCCGTTACAAGTGTACTTCATCCAAGCTCCGCACGTGGAGCAGGCATGGTGGAAGCACCTCTCAAGCAAATCGATCAAATTATGAACCAAGCCATTTCACAAAAGTTAATGCCGGGGGCGGTCACATTTGTGGCGAGAGCTGGAAAAATTGTTAAACATGACGCATATGGCTATTCAGCGCAATATACCGATAGTAAGTTCACAGAAATGGAAAATCCCATTCCTATGGAAAATGATACAATTTTTGACTTAGCGTCAATCAGCAAGATTTTCACTGCTACTGCAGTAATGATTCTCTTTGAAAAAGGGTTATTTAATCTCGATGATCCAGTAGCCAAACATATCCCTGAATTTGCTGCAAACGGGAAAGAAAACGTAACGATTCGTCAGTTGTTAACCCATACCTCTGGCTTCACTGCTTGGATTCCGTTGTATTCACAGGGGACTTCAAGAGAAGACAGGCTGCAGTTGGTATTAAACCAACCATTGAAAAATGCACCTGGCACGACATACGAATACAGTGATCTAAACATGATTACGTTAGGTATGTTAATTGAGCATTGGTCAGGTATTCGTCAGGATCAATTTGTCTACGAGAACATTACAGCACCTTTAGGAATGAAGGACACAATGTACAATCCGCCAGCTTCGTTAAAACATCGCATTGCAGCGACTGAATATCAGGCAATACCAAATCGCGGTCTTGTCTGGGGCGAAGTTCATGATGAGAATGCTTGGTCGTTGGATGGTGTTGCTGGTCATGCCGGCGTGTTCTCAACAGCTAATGACCTCGCTAAACTTGCCCATATTTTTATTAATGAAGGCGAGTATGGCGGCAAGAGAATCTTAAAGCCAGAAACCGTACAGTTGCTGCTGCAAAACCAGAATGCTGCATTCCCTGGGAATGACCATGGACTGGGCTGGGAGCTTGGCCAGGGCTGGTATATGGATGCATTATCAGAAGGTACATACTCTTTTGGCCATACGGGGTATACTGGTACTTCGATTGTAATAAGCCCCAACAATAAAACAGTGGCGATTTTACTCACCAATCGTGTCCATCCGTCAAGAAATATGGGTTCAATGAACCAAACCCGCCGCTTATTTGCTAGAAATGTAGCTGATTCGATTCCGGTCTCGATTCCAGGTAAGAGTGAGGCATGGTTTGCTGGGTACGGCGATAAGCTCAATCGAGTAATGGAAACCACTCTGGATTTAGCGAATGAAACTAAACTGTCTTTCTCTACTTGGCATATGATTGAGAATGTCTGGGATAGTGGAACTGTAGAGATCTTTAGAGATGGCAGTTGGCAGCAACTTGCCTTATTAACAGGAACAAGTGATGGATGGGAAAAGAAAGAATTGACGATACCTAGTGATGCGACAAAATTGCGGTTCATTTATCAAACGGATGGATCTACAAATTCACGCGGCTGGTATATTCTCAATCCAAAACTGGATTCAGGAGATGTACTTTCTTTTTCAAAAAATGAATGGGAACTAAGAGATTATTAA